One window of the Terriglobales bacterium genome contains the following:
- a CDS encoding VWA domain-containing protein: MLLRNKFLLVLVSLVALSAFLGAQTSSYPNQAPAQPPQSSGQQPGIPEPMPGDAPNQPGNTVQVPSGRQAGQEPSRQENGTYVFTAKVEEVALHATVIDDKHRLVTGLTRNDFQVFEDGVPQQIRSFRREDIPVAVGIVIDNSGSMRDKRPAVNRAAVNFVRSSNPQDEVFIVNFNDEYYLDQDFTNQIPQLKEALDRIESRGGTALYDAVVASAEHLKKNARLEKKVLLVVTDGEDNASRESLEQAIRRLQAENGPTVYTVGLLGEEKQRRARRALSEMSEQTGGVSFFPKDLSEVDSITQTVAHDIRNQYTITYKPTRPQAQGGYRTIKVDARAPGYKHLMVRTRSGYYPGQERAAK; the protein is encoded by the coding sequence ATGCTCCTACGGAATAAGTTCCTGCTTGTGCTCGTGTCCCTGGTCGCGCTGAGCGCGTTTCTGGGGGCGCAAACGTCTTCGTATCCGAATCAGGCGCCGGCGCAGCCACCGCAGTCCTCCGGACAGCAACCGGGAATCCCCGAGCCGATGCCGGGCGACGCGCCCAACCAGCCGGGAAACACGGTCCAGGTGCCCTCCGGCCGCCAGGCTGGTCAGGAGCCGTCCCGGCAGGAGAATGGCACTTACGTATTCACTGCCAAGGTGGAGGAAGTGGCCCTCCACGCCACCGTGATCGACGATAAGCACCGCCTGGTGACCGGGCTCACCCGGAACGATTTTCAAGTGTTCGAAGACGGGGTGCCGCAGCAGATCCGTTCGTTCCGGCGCGAAGATATTCCGGTGGCGGTAGGGATCGTGATCGACAACTCCGGCTCGATGCGCGACAAGCGTCCGGCGGTGAACCGGGCGGCAGTGAATTTCGTGCGCTCCAGCAATCCGCAGGACGAGGTCTTCATCGTCAATTTTAACGACGAATACTATCTCGACCAGGATTTCACCAACCAGATACCGCAACTGAAAGAAGCACTGGACCGGATTGAGTCGCGCGGCGGGACGGCGCTTTACGACGCCGTGGTTGCGTCGGCGGAGCACCTGAAGAAGAATGCACGCCTGGAAAAGAAAGTGCTGCTGGTGGTAACCGACGGCGAGGACAACGCCAGCCGCGAGTCGCTGGAGCAGGCCATCCGGCGCTTGCAGGCGGAAAATGGCCCGACGGTTTACACCGTCGGCTTGCTGGGTGAAGAAAAACAGCGCCGCGCACGCCGTGCGCTGTCGGAAATGTCAGAGCAGACGGGGGGCGTATCGTTCTTTCCCAAGGACCTCAGCGAAGTGGATTCGATCACGCAAACCGTGGCCCACGACATCCGCAACCAGTACACCATCACCTACAAGCCGACGCGGCCGCAGGCGCAGGGCGGCTATCGGACGATTAAGGTCGATGCCCGCGCACCCGGATACAAGCACCTCATGGTGCGCACCCGCAGCGGGTACTATCC
- a CDS encoding VWA domain-containing protein — protein sequence MRLLIWAAALIFTIALPAQIQDQVHVEPRSRPADATKPASGKISDSGLKTHTKPMRVDVDLVLIPATITDTLNRLVTGLERDNFELFENGQKQEIRHFSSEDAPLSLGVIFDTSGSMSNKIEKSREAVVEFFRTANPEDEFFMVAFSERPELVSDFTSSVEDIQGKLVTVNPRGRTALLDAIYMGLNKMRHAHQQKKALLVISDGGDNHSRYTESEIKSLVKEADVQMYAIGIFDSTPRTEEERMGPTMLAGLTDVTGGRTFTIDNPNELADVATKIGVELRNQYVLGYRPKNPVHDGKWRKVKVKLNPPKGLPPLHVYAKTGYYAPTE from the coding sequence TTGCGGCTGCTGATATGGGCCGCGGCGCTGATCTTTACGATTGCTCTGCCGGCGCAGATCCAGGATCAAGTGCACGTTGAGCCTCGCTCACGTCCAGCCGACGCGACGAAGCCGGCCAGCGGAAAAATTTCCGATTCAGGTCTGAAGACGCACACCAAGCCGATGCGGGTGGACGTGGACCTGGTGCTGATTCCGGCCACCATCACCGACACCCTGAACCGTCTGGTCACGGGCTTGGAACGCGATAATTTTGAGCTGTTCGAGAATGGCCAGAAGCAGGAAATTCGCCACTTTTCCAGCGAAGACGCGCCCTTGTCGCTGGGCGTGATTTTCGACACCAGCGGCAGCATGAGCAACAAGATTGAGAAGTCCCGGGAGGCGGTGGTCGAGTTCTTTCGCACCGCCAATCCGGAAGACGAATTTTTCATGGTTGCCTTCTCCGAACGGCCGGAACTGGTGAGCGACTTCACTTCGTCGGTGGAAGATATCCAGGGCAAGTTAGTCACCGTGAACCCCAGGGGCCGCACTGCGCTGCTGGACGCGATCTACATGGGGCTGAACAAAATGCGCCACGCACACCAGCAGAAGAAGGCGCTGCTGGTGATCTCCGACGGGGGCGACAATCACAGTCGCTACACGGAGAGCGAGATCAAGAGCCTGGTCAAGGAAGCGGACGTGCAGATGTACGCCATCGGCATCTTTGACTCGACGCCGCGCACCGAAGAGGAGCGGATGGGGCCGACCATGCTGGCTGGCCTGACCGATGTTACTGGCGGGCGGACATTTACCATCGATAATCCGAATGAACTGGCGGATGTGGCGACAAAGATCGGTGTGGAGCTACGCAACCAATACGTGCTCGGATACCGTCCAAAGAATCCAGTGCACGATGGCAAATGGCGAAAAGTGAAAGTAAAGCTGAATCCGCCGAAGGGCTTGCCCCCTCTGCATGTATATGCGAAAACGGGTTACTATGCTCCTACGGAATAA
- a CDS encoding DUF1015 domain-containing protein: MEIAPFRAYRYDPTRVSIGDVVTQPYDKISPQMQARYYQASPFNLVRIILGDPKLEKPDVYQAAAEHFREWRDQGVLRADPEPSLYTYCQRFTPAGATKEMERRAFIALGRIYEYSDAVVFRHELTHAKPKQDRLDLLRATRAQFEQLFMLYSDPRGRIDGLLLKTASTPEIRVRDEYGVEHRLSRCGERDVVRQVVGLMADKKIIIADGHHRYETAQDYHDERCATSGGKTDAASAFAIMTFVNMDAPGLLILPTHRVISGVPGFDKDLFLRSAFPYFTVEQSAAADPVRLFPLLDHAGQQGTAFVAVIGHEAFLLRARPGAADSVLAGVPARQRELDLVHLHKILLEHVLGLSEESIRLQQNIRYVREAGEAIQQAQGGANVAFLVNPVRVDQVRDIAFAGEVLPQKSTDFYPKLLSGLAIYAME, from the coding sequence ATGGAGATCGCACCGTTTCGCGCCTACCGCTATGACCCGACGAGAGTTTCCATTGGCGATGTCGTAACCCAACCCTACGACAAGATTTCCCCGCAGATGCAGGCGCGCTATTACCAGGCCAGTCCGTTCAACCTGGTGCGAATCATCCTGGGCGACCCCAAGCTCGAAAAACCCGACGTATACCAGGCTGCGGCCGAGCATTTTCGCGAGTGGCGCGATCAAGGCGTACTGCGCGCCGATCCCGAGCCCTCCCTCTACACCTACTGCCAGCGATTTACGCCGGCCGGTGCGACCAAGGAGATGGAGCGCCGCGCCTTCATCGCCCTGGGCCGCATTTATGAATACTCCGACGCCGTCGTTTTCCGTCACGAGCTTACCCATGCCAAGCCCAAGCAGGACCGGTTGGATCTGTTGCGGGCCACGCGCGCTCAATTCGAGCAGCTCTTCATGCTGTACAGCGATCCTCGCGGCAGAATTGATGGCTTGCTGCTGAAGACGGCCTCCACTCCCGAAATCCGGGTACGCGACGAATACGGCGTGGAGCACCGCCTGTCGCGTTGCGGCGAGCGCGACGTCGTCCGGCAAGTGGTCGGCCTGATGGCCGATAAAAAGATCATCATTGCCGACGGCCACCATCGCTACGAAACCGCCCAGGACTACCACGACGAGCGTTGCGCAACTTCCGGCGGAAAAACCGATGCAGCATCGGCTTTCGCCATCATGACCTTCGTCAACATGGACGCGCCCGGCCTGCTCATCCTGCCCACGCACCGCGTCATCAGCGGCGTGCCCGGGTTTGACAAAGACCTGTTCCTGCGCAGCGCGTTTCCCTACTTCACGGTCGAGCAGTCCGCGGCTGCCGATCCGGTGCGCCTGTTCCCGCTGCTTGATCACGCCGGCCAGCAGGGAACCGCCTTCGTTGCCGTGATCGGGCACGAGGCGTTTCTCCTGCGCGCCCGGCCTGGCGCCGCAGACTCGGTGCTGGCGGGAGTACCGGCGCGCCAGCGCGAGCTTGACCTCGTTCACCTGCACAAGATCCTGCTCGAGCACGTGCTCGGTTTATCCGAAGAGTCCATTCGACTTCAGCAGAACATCCGCTACGTGCGCGAGGCCGGCGAGGCCATCCAGCAGGCGCAGGGTGGGGCGAATGTCGCGTTCCTCGTAAACCCGGTGCGCGTCGACCAGGTGCGGGACATCGCTTTTGCCGGCGAGGTGCTGCCGCAAAAATCCACCGACTTCTATCCCAAACTCCTCAGCGGCCTGGCAATTTATGCGATGGAGTGA